One part of the Pseudomonas leptonychotis genome encodes these proteins:
- a CDS encoding glutathione peroxidase — protein sequence MWRFLRLLVVLLSACVAQAQAAECPALLQGELQKLRSEERIDLCAAFAGKPLVVVNTASFCGFTPQFKGLEALYQRYKDQGLQVLGVPSDDFRQEADSNEETAKVCYVNYGVTFVMSETQSVTGHDAVPLFKELAAQSQTPRWNFSKYVIDAQGKVVASFPSSTTPDDPALLAAVERAIASQR from the coding sequence ATGTGGCGTTTCTTGCGCCTGCTAGTCGTCCTGCTAAGCGCCTGTGTTGCGCAAGCGCAGGCTGCTGAATGCCCGGCGTTGCTGCAGGGTGAGTTGCAGAAGCTGCGCAGCGAGGAACGTATCGACCTGTGTGCGGCGTTCGCCGGCAAGCCGCTGGTGGTGGTCAATACCGCGAGCTTCTGTGGCTTCACCCCACAATTCAAAGGTCTCGAGGCGCTTTATCAACGTTACAAGGATCAAGGTTTGCAGGTGCTGGGTGTGCCGTCGGATGATTTTCGTCAGGAAGCCGACAGCAACGAAGAGACGGCCAAGGTCTGCTACGTCAATTACGGCGTGACCTTTGTCATGAGCGAAACCCAAAGCGTTACGGGGCATGATGCGGTGCCACTGTTTAAGGAACTGGCCGCGCAGAGTCAGACGCCGCGTTGGAATTTCTCCAAGTATGTGATCGATGCCCAGGGTAAGGTCGTGGCCAGTTTCCCCAGCAGTACCACCCCGGATGATCCTGCATTGCT